Below is a genomic region from Virgibacillus dokdonensis.
TTATAATTAAAAACTTGTACATTGAACCAAAAGAAGGCGTTATCTCTGCTGAATTTTTGTTCAAATATACATTTCTTTTTCTTTTAATTTTTCTTAAAATAGAATTATTACTATGTAGGAGAATGTGTATGTTAAATAGGGATGTAAGAGAAAAGCTAATCGCAATTGTCGGGGAAAATAATGTAGAAGATAACAATGCAAGTTTACTAGCTTATTCATATGATTCTACGCCACGGTATCAGACATTACCTGATGCAATGGTAGCACCGAGAAATAAACATGAGGTTTCAGCGGTGGTGAAAGTTTGTAATGAACATCAAATACCAATTGTACCTCGTGGGTCTGGGACAAATCTATGTGCTGGCACAACGCCTTCAGAAGGAGGAATAGTGCTTATTTTTAAGCACATGCGAGAAATTTTAGAAATTGATGAAGAAAACTTAACTATGACCGTACAGGCTGGGGTATATACAAAAGATATTTTAGATAGAGCGAAAGCAGTAGGTCTTTTCTATCCGCCAGATCCAGGTTCGATGCACATATCGCAAATCGGGGGGAATATTAGTGAGAACTCTGGTGGACTGCGAGGGCTTAAATATGGTGTGACGAGAGATTACGTGCTTGGACTTGAGATCGTTTTGCCAAACGGTGAGATCATTCAAACTGGTGGAAAGCTTGCCAAAGATGTAGCGGGGTACGATTTGACAAGATTGTATGTCGGAGCAGAGGGGACGCTTGGGGTTATTACCGAAGCGATCTTAAAGCTTGTTCCACAACCAGAAACAAAACAAACGATGCTTGCCCTTTATCATGATTTAGCAGCTGCCGCGGAAAGTGTGTCAGCGATTATTGCCAACCGCATTATTCCTGCTACCTTGGAATTTTTAGACCAAGCGACAGTGCAAGTTGTAGAAGACTATGCCAAAATTGGACTGCCGACAGAAGCGAAAGCAGTGCTATTAATTGAACAAGATGGGTCACCTGAAGTAGTCGCTCGTGATATGGAAAAGATTGCGTCGTTATGTAAAGATAATCAAGCATTTGACGTACAGGTGGCGCAAACAGATGAAGAGGCAGAGCAATTGACGGCAGCGCGGAGAACAGCGTTATCCGCGCTATCTCGGTTAAAGCCGACAACTATTTTGGAAGATGCTACGGTGCCGCGCTCGAAAATTGCAGCAATGGTAAAAGCAATTGGGGAAATTGCTGCAAAGTACGAGCTAACTATTTGTACATTCGGTCATGCTGGTGACGGAAACCTCCATCCGACATGCCTTACAGATGCTCGTAATGAGAAAGAAATGGAATTAGTAGAAAAAGCATTTGCAGAAATTTTTGAGAAGGCGGTTGACCTTGGAGGAACGATTACAGGTGAACACGGTGTCGGAATGATGAAGCTTCCTTATTTGCATTTGAAAGCGGGAGAGCATGGAGTTGAGGCGATGCGCCGTATAAAGCAAGCGTTAGATCCCCATGAAATTATGAATCCAGGAAAAATGTTTGACCCGCTCACAAAGCAAAGTAAGGAGGTGGAGAAATAAATGGATACACAAGAAAAAGCACGCATTCAGACCGCTTTTCAAGAAAAAATGGATTATGATGAACTAATGAATTGTACGCGTTGCGGATTTTGTTTACCAAGTTGTCCAACATATGTTGAAACAGGAAGAAATGAAGTCCATTCACCACGTGGGCGAATCGCTTTAATGAAAGGTTTGGTCGACGGGGTGATTGAACCTAGTGAAGAAGTGAAAGAATCTATTGACCTTTGTCTTGGCTGTAGAGCTTGTGAACCCGTGTGTCCTTCTGGTGTGAACTTTGGCAGATTATTAGAGCAAGCAAGGGATGCGATTTATCAAAGCAAAAATCCAACATTACCAGAAAAAGTAATGAAGGGGATCTTTTTAAAAAATATTTTCCCTCAACAAAATCGCATGATTGGGCTGACTGGTTTACTGAGCTTTTACCAACGTTCTGGTGCTCAAAAACTTGCACAAGCAACTGGCGTCATGAAACTTTTTCCTGAGACGATGCGCACCATGGAAAAAGTGCTTCCAGATGTTCCAAAGCGTTCTGCAATGAAACGACGCCCACATCACTTACAGCCACTCCACAGAAATCGTACCAAGAAGATAGCGTTTTTTTCTGGCTGTTTAATGGATACCATTTTTATGGAAACAAATGATGCTACCATGAAGCTATTGCAGTATGCAGGGTGCGAAATTGTTGTTCCTAAAATACAAGCTTGCTGTGGAGCATTACACGGACATAGTGGGGAAATGGATCATGCTCGAGAAATGGCAAAATGCAACATTGCTGCTTTTGAAGAAGCTGAAGTGGATTATATTATTACAAATGCGGGTGGATGCGGTGCCTTTTTAGTGGAATACGCTCATTTATTAAAAGATGATCCGCAATGGCATGAACGTGCAGAGCGCTTTTGTGCGAAAATCAAAGATATCACTCGGGTGTTAGTAGAACTTGAATTTCATAAACAGCCGTTGTCTTTACCGGAACAAGTCGTTACGTATCAAGATTCTTGCCATTTGAAGAACGGTCAAAAAACATTTATGGAACCAAGGCAATTGCTAGAGTCAATTTCCGGTGTTCAGTATGTAGAAATGAAAGATGCAAGTTGTTGCTGTGGTTCAGCAGGCATTTATAATATTGTTCAATCCGAAATGTCGATGCAAATCCTTGATTATAAAATGGAACAAGCAAGGAATACGAATGCGAAAACGATTGTGACGACGAATCCAGGTTGTCTACTGCAAATGAAG
It encodes:
- the glcD gene encoding glycolate oxidase subunit GlcD, whose protein sequence is MLNRDVREKLIAIVGENNVEDNNASLLAYSYDSTPRYQTLPDAMVAPRNKHEVSAVVKVCNEHQIPIVPRGSGTNLCAGTTPSEGGIVLIFKHMREILEIDEENLTMTVQAGVYTKDILDRAKAVGLFYPPDPGSMHISQIGGNISENSGGLRGLKYGVTRDYVLGLEIVLPNGEIIQTGGKLAKDVAGYDLTRLYVGAEGTLGVITEAILKLVPQPETKQTMLALYHDLAAAAESVSAIIANRIIPATLEFLDQATVQVVEDYAKIGLPTEAKAVLLIEQDGSPEVVARDMEKIASLCKDNQAFDVQVAQTDEEAEQLTAARRTALSALSRLKPTTILEDATVPRSKIAAMVKAIGEIAAKYELTICTFGHAGDGNLHPTCLTDARNEKEMELVEKAFAEIFEKAVDLGGTITGEHGVGMMKLPYLHLKAGEHGVEAMRRIKQALDPHEIMNPGKMFDPLTKQSKEVEK
- a CDS encoding (Fe-S)-binding protein, yielding MDTQEKARIQTAFQEKMDYDELMNCTRCGFCLPSCPTYVETGRNEVHSPRGRIALMKGLVDGVIEPSEEVKESIDLCLGCRACEPVCPSGVNFGRLLEQARDAIYQSKNPTLPEKVMKGIFLKNIFPQQNRMIGLTGLLSFYQRSGAQKLAQATGVMKLFPETMRTMEKVLPDVPKRSAMKRRPHHLQPLHRNRTKKIAFFSGCLMDTIFMETNDATMKLLQYAGCEIVVPKIQACCGALHGHSGEMDHAREMAKCNIAAFEEAEVDYIITNAGGCGAFLVEYAHLLKDDPQWHERAERFCAKIKDITRVLVELEFHKQPLSLPEQVVTYQDSCHLKNGQKTFMEPRQLLESISGVQYVEMKDASCCCGSAGIYNIVQSEMSMQILDYKMEQARNTNAKTIVTTNPGCLLQMKLGIEREGLSKEMNAVHIVDFLLEAYERANDKEATSKQVAASKV